The following proteins come from a genomic window of Deinococcota bacterium:
- a CDS encoding extracellular solute-binding protein — translation MTIPRLILTLIALSFLSAALAQTTVRIMGYGGNQDPVIVAGLLNDVIADELAAEGITVQYEPLQDYDPAIVNALSAGTAADIFQLPSATAPGLIATGRLLPLDGLVDTEAFIPALIETYTIDGTLYGIPKDFNTLAVFYNEDLFDEAGVEYPNAEDTWETFAEKLRGVAALGDDVYGACLGADFARMGAFAYANGWEPLDEEGNTDLLDPAFVEAFEWFTGLVREGVAVQPSDIGAGWPGDCLAGDNVGVALEGAWMITFLNSSAPNLQYGTTLMPKAATGDRGNFLFAGAWGVNADSPNRDAALKVLELLTSEEAQQYTLETGLAIPSRTVLSDSPFFAEETPQAQANLTIFEGASDGNVFGFQFGAIGTDFLAPINNALSAVMTGQQDVETALQSAQAELDALSERARTRQ, via the coding sequence ATGACCATCCCACGCCTTATCCTCACCCTCATCGCCCTGAGCTTTTTGAGCGCGGCCCTGGCGCAAACCACCGTGCGCATTATGGGCTACGGGGGCAACCAGGACCCGGTCATCGTTGCCGGGCTGCTCAATGACGTCATTGCTGACGAGTTGGCGGCCGAAGGCATCACGGTGCAATACGAACCACTTCAGGACTACGACCCCGCCATCGTTAATGCCCTCTCGGCGGGCACCGCCGCCGACATTTTCCAGCTTCCTTCCGCCACCGCGCCGGGACTCATCGCCACTGGCAGGCTCTTGCCGCTCGACGGCCTGGTTGACACGGAAGCCTTCATTCCGGCTCTCATCGAAACCTACACCATCGACGGAACACTTTATGGCATCCCAAAAGACTTCAACACGTTAGCGGTCTTCTATAACGAGGATCTGTTTGACGAGGCAGGGGTTGAGTATCCAAACGCCGAAGACACCTGGGAAACTTTTGCCGAAAAGCTCCGGGGCGTGGCGGCGCTTGGCGATGATGTCTACGGCGCCTGCCTTGGCGCAGACTTTGCCCGAATGGGCGCCTTCGCTTACGCTAACGGCTGGGAGCCTTTGGACGAAGAGGGTAATACCGATCTGCTAGATCCGGCCTTTGTCGAGGCGTTTGAATGGTTTACTGGGTTGGTTAGAGAAGGGGTCGCCGTGCAACCCAGCGACATCGGCGCAGGCTGGCCGGGCGACTGTCTGGCCGGCGACAACGTTGGGGTTGCCCTCGAGGGTGCCTGGATGATCACCTTTTTGAACAGCTCCGCGCCCAACCTGCAATACGGTACTACCCTGATGCCTAAGGCCGCCACGGGCGACCGGGGTAACTTCCTTTTTGCCGGCGCCTGGGGCGTGAATGCCGACTCGCCCAACCGCGACGCGGCCCTGAAGGTGCTCGAGCTTCTCACCAGCGAAGAGGCGCAGCAGTACACGCTCGAGACCGGTCTGGCGATCCCCAGCCGCACGGTCCTGTCCGATAGCCCCTTCTTCGCGGAGGAAACGCCTCAAGCCCAGGCCAACCTGACAATCTTTGAAGGTGCCTCCGACGGCAACGTCTTTGGCTTCCAGTTCGGCGCGATAGGCACCGACTTCCTAGCGCCCATCAACAATGCGCTGTCCGCCGTGATGACGGGCCAGCAAGATGTCGAGACCGCGCTACAAAGCGCCCAAGCGGAGCTGGACGCGCTGAGCGAACGCGCGCGCACACGCCAGTAG